From Plasmodium malariae genome assembly, chromosome: 8:
ttcttacttcCCCTATACATGAAATAAAAACCGTGGATTATGACATATGTacagtaaataaaaaaaatttatattataaaagaaaaagtaaagtGTTTAACATGCTGAATGTtcctttatatatgtaatgtgTACAATAATGATGCTTTAAAATTAGAGGGCAGTTCAtttgaattttaaaaaaataataacattatgtaaatatgcaaaaagtATGTGCCACCTTGGATAGGTAAAATGCATGCtcaaaaaaatggaaaggtAAATTAATTTATCGAAGGGGTTCTTATGAGACCATTttggaaattaaaaaaaaaatattcacatgtacacacatatacatgtatatacgcaCACAAGCATAAACACGTACATACATTcatacgtataaatatatatttacaatcctgcttatattcatatataagcACTATTTTCGTGGCAAAAAATATTCAGCGCTTAAATAAAGGTAATACCCCTGTGTAACTCCCAACTTCCGTCAGAAATGCTCAGCGAATTCATCCTTGATATTTAGTAGCATAGGGTCATCAAAGAACCTATTAATTGTTACATCCTCAGTTAATCCTTTCCTTCTTCTcgtttttaacaaaaattcTCGAGCTAAGTGTTGAATAGGAGCAGGTTCCAATGGCCTTAGTATAATTGACCTGTCTAAGGGATCCCCTGGGACAATATGCCAATGATCAAACATACTTAGGCAAAATGCTTGACCACTAGTATGAGTCCTTAAATCTGTTTCAAAGCCAAAAGATTCTATGGCAGGTATGTATGCATGAACCATATATAAAGGGGTACCCACTTTTGGAAAGTCTTTTAATACATGTCCTCTTCTTCTTGATAATACATTATAAACAGAAGAAACTGAATCACCTGAACATATAATTTcagtaaataaaataggtTCTAATAATCTTGGTGTAGCTAACAAAAAGGACGAATATATTGCTCTTCTAGTAGTAGGTATAATTTGTCCTGCCCCTCTATTAATTGGATCATTATCTATATCTgcacttaatatttttaccttCACATTTTTCATACCTTCTTCAATTAATGGACCTTCTTTAGTAGCCCAACAGAAACCTTGAATTATATTATCCTTAAcagaatataaattttccttattcgtttctttatataaagagtaatctaataatatattcggGCTATTATTTTCTGGTCCAAAAGCCCAAATTGATCTTATAGATAAGATGTCCCAGTTATGTTTATCCGTTAATAACGAAATGACGTTCTTATCTATATCATAATTTAGTGTACTCTTTCTCTTTTCTGCATCTACATCATTTGTAGTTTCCTTCTTTGGAAGATCCTCCTCAGTCTCTTCTGTGTCTATCATCTCTTCGTCGTTCATTTGTTCTTCTTTCTCTTTACCTTTTCCACTAGAATATGATTCATCTGATAACATCtccccattttttttctctccttTTCCTGTATCCTTATTCATACCATTTTCATGCAGCAAGTTATCAACTGTGTGTAAATACTCAtctatatttacattttgattcttatttaaatgaacaaGACCTTGAACTATATCATCCATTAACTCTTTTTGTATTGGCTCAGatatcatataaattttattttttttatttggtgTCTCAGCAAAACAATTAAGAGCTGATGTTTCAATTATGGTTTCACTGAATTGTACAACAGGATCAGAAATCTTAATTTCTAGATCACCATACAACTTTCTTAAGTCATGCAAAATGCAATCTAGATATAATTCTCCTGTCcctaaaattatatgttccCCTGACTCTTCTACTTTAGTACTAGATAGGGGGTATGatttatcaatttttctCAACCCATCTAACATTTTAGGTAATTCAGATGGGTTAATAGGTTCACATGCAACTTTAAACACAGAATTAGCACAATTGACATATCTAAATTTTCTATGCAAGGGGTAGAATATTTCGGCCTCTTCATCCTCATCATCAATAAGAATAGACTTATTTACACTCTTCACTATACTATTGTTTGAAATATCTGTGCTTACTCCTTTCAAAATAGTGTTAACagactttttctttttcttttttacattcGTTATTGTgcatgttttatttatacatatatcaaTACCTcctattaaaacaaaatttccTGCTGGTACTTCATCTACTTCTACTCTATATCTTCCTTCATAAACCCAAAGATGTGTTACAACTCGGGTTATCATATCTTCATCATCACTTAAACTATACCCTTCTCCTAATATACACACTGTTTGCCCTTTTCTTATAGTTCCACACATTACTCTACCAAATAGATCAAGCATCAAACATTCTGGTCtgtgataattttttataatatataccatTAAATTATCTGTTTTGTCTCCTTTTAGACATCTCATCATGtcataacatatttttgtttttaatgaACCTGAGTATAtttgcataattttattcttggCATTTTCTAGAGGAGATGGACAGTTATCTATTATTACATCTACAAAAGCTGTAGTGTCTTCAAATATCATaccattaattttttttaacaaatatcTATTGTTAAATagataatcatttttttttaaagaaatattaaaattttttaaaaaaggaattaaaaattctttttcttctgaGCATACATAaccaaaaattttataaattggATTAAGTATAAATTCAACAAAAGATCGTTTCTGATTTGCATACAAAGGTGATGAAGCAAATGTAAATTCCTcctcattaaaatatatatctccCCATAAATATTGCGAAAATTCATCTATGTCTATATGATatgcattatataaattacaataaattttactaaaagattttaaggtaaaaaatataccatATATACTTGAgctaaataatacattattttttaatggaGATAATAAgaactcttttttttctttactactcttatttaataattcacATATAGATTccacttttatatttatttcttcaatagtataatttattttgtggTATGCATCATTAGGTGGTAAACGTAAGTCcataattaatttatctatgcagtttattattaaaattattttcacatTCTCATAAATAcaagtttttattatattttctgttacatacatacaaccATCAATGACATCCACTACTAAACAACAACATTCGCAAATATTCAACGAGCAAAGAAATTCgtcaaaaaaatttacatgtCCCGGAGTATCTATTATGTTAAATATGTacgatttatattttaaattatctttttttttatttaataatacgTTACTAggtatattttcatatattctattttgaaaaattaaagatattGGAATAGCTTTAATAGATAATCCTCTAGCTTGTTCATCTAATCTTGTATCTGTGTAACTTGTTATgtaatcaatttttttactgtTATATGGTGTAATCATATCAGTTTCCTTCACATTTCGTTTTCTTATAATACCTTCCATTTCAgtatgtaaattaaaaaaactaaCAGTGCTactattcttattattactactaataTTGCTACATATCCTagttttattctttttatctcTCGTATATTCAATTAATCTATCTACTATTGTCGTCTTACCATGATGGAAATGACCAGctatacaaatatttcttataaattGTGTGTGTGGCATCAATTCAgacaaaaatttaaaactgAATGTATTATTAGGCAAACTTGTCTCAACCAAATCAAAGTTCTTTCTATTTGCTTCAACATCTAACTTCTTTATAAAGCTTATTCTCTCTAcatttgcatttattttattaatcgTTGCTTCTTCAATATCTTGGGCATCTTCTTCTTCTACAAACACTTCCACACCATCATATACCTTTTGTAATTCGTCTATATTTGCACTAAATGCTCCGTTATTTCCTTTCTCTTTCAATTCTTCCTCCTCTTCCTCGTCTGTGTATTTTCCCCCGTTATCTACTTTGTCATCATCATCCTCGTCGACATCCTCATCGTTATCCTCATCGTCACCCTCATCGTCATCTCCCTTTCGTCCATATTCATCATTTACGTCCTCCTCTTCATCGTCTTGGTCATCCTCTGAGTAGTCCTCATCACTGTCAATATTTCCCCCTATGTAATTTCCGAACTCGTCATACagattattttttgattcCATAAGAACAATCCCTCTCTTTTGTTTTATCAATATAAAGTGGGATATAATTCTTCACAAAATCGGACACCATAAAATGGTCTCCTATATGGTATATTTTCGTaagtttttcttattttttctaagcaacttaaatattttacgttaacaaaaaaaaaaaaaaaaaaaagggtaatTTCGTTTCTCAGTGGGGTTTGTAATGCTCaacaaatttttacattCGCCTTGCAACAAACCTCAGCATTGTTCGATCGTTCCCTCTATATTACAGTTTTCCATGTATTATCTATGTACCGTTACGCGTGAATATATGCGTACAGATAGGTGTTAAcatctatatattaatgcatatgtacatgtatatacatatatatatatatatggatatatacaaatacatacatatatacatttatacgtactaatatacaaacatataaatcAGTTTCAGTTTAT
This genomic window contains:
- the PmUG01_08019700 gene encoding U5 small nuclear ribonuclear protein, putative; this translates as MESKNNLYDEFGNYIGGNIDSDEDYSEDDQDDEEEDVNDEYGRKGDDDEGDDEDNDEDVDEDDDDKVDNGGKYTDEEEEEELKEKGNNGAFSANIDELQKVYDGVEVFVEEEDAQDIEEATINKINANVERISFIKKLDVEANRKNFDLVETSLPNNTFSFKFLSELMPHTQFIRNICIAGHFHHGKTTIVDRLIEYTRDKKNKTRICSNISSNNKNSSTVSFFNLHTEMEGIIRKRNVKETDMITPYNSKKIDYITSYTDTRLDEQARGLSIKAIPISLIFQNRIYENIPSNVLLNKKKDNLKYKSYIFNIIDTPGHVNFFDEFLCSLNICECCCLVVDVIDGCMYVTENIIKTCIYENVKIILIINCIDKLIMDLRLPPNDAYHKINYTIEEINIKVESICELLNKSSKEKKEFLLSPLKNNVLFSSSIYGIFFTLKSFSKIYCNLYNAYHIDIDEFSQYLWGDIYFNEEEFTFASSPLYANQKRSFVEFILNPIYKIFGYVCSEEKEFLIPFLKNFNISLKKNDYLFNNRYLLKKINGMIFEDTTAFVDVIIDNCPSPLENAKNKIMQIYSGSLKTKICYDMMRCLKGDKTDNLMVYIIKNYHRPECLMLDLFGRVMCGTIRKGQTVCILGEGYSLSDDEDMITRVVTHLWVYEGRYRVEVDEVPAGNFVLIGGIDICINKTCTITNVKKKKKKSVNTILKGVSTDISNNSIVKSVNKSILIDDEDEEAEIFYPLHRKFRYVNCANSVFKVACEPINPSELPKMLDGLRKIDKSYPLSSTKVEESGEHIILGTGELYLDCILHDLRKLYGDLEIKISDPVVQFSETIIETSALNCFAETPNKKNKIYMISEPIQKELMDDIVQGLVHLNKNQNVNIDEYLHTVDNLLHENGMNKDTGKGEKKNGEMLSDESYSSGKGKEKEEQMNDEEMIDTEETEEDLPKKETTNDVDAEKRKSTLNYDIDKNVISLLTDKHNWDILSIRSIWAFGPENNSPNILLDYSLYKETNKENLYSVKDNIIQGFCWATKEGPLIEEGMKNVKVKILSADIDNDPINRGAGQIIPTTRRAIYSSFLLATPRLLEPILFTEIICSGDSVSSVYNVLSRRRGHVLKDFPKVGTPLYMVHAYIPAIESFGFETDLRTHTSGQAFCLSMFDHWHIVPGDPLDRSIILRPLEPAPIQHLAREFLLKTRRRKGLTEDVTINRFFDDPMLLNIKDEFAEHF